The genomic window tctttccttctctctttcatgGAGGGGTTTTAAAAACAAGACCCTATCTCAGGTGGCAAGAATCTTTCAGGAGATGACTTCCTGGTGAGTCAAGTATAAGCTAAGAGGGGAGGCTCGGTTGGTGACTGTGGAACAGTGAGGGAGTCCTACCTGCCCGCTTGCCGCTGTACTTCAGGAAGCCTTGGCAGACACACCCATGTTTCACCACCACTGCCATGGAAACTCACTGACtacttaaatattctggattttcgacagcaacatctccaaactctataatACTAACATCGCAGTAGGAACACAGCAGATGGGATGAAAATGTAATACAGAAGCCGACTAAGCTCAGTTAACAAAAACTTTAACATAGAAGGCTCAGTTAGcagcaacagcttagtaaaccccctcaaacaaggacttaatatccccATGGTGAAATATCACaattttcactgaaatattttttaataatcccattagccatttattggtaacaaacaacataaaataaataattttgggcCTGCTAGAAGGGCCAGGCTTGAGAGGTAGCTAAGAAAAtgggacaataaaaaaaaaaaaagaaaatgggacaaTAGTGGAAGTAAGGTCAAATTTGTGTTGGGATTagggttggaatattgagtgcctgtaacaactgtgtcatgaacaactttgtaaaccatggtgtttaaataaagtgggagggtgggagggggtaagGGTGAGAGTCCTCCCATACATGGGATTGAAGGGAGATAGGAATAGAGGGACCCATGGTGCAATGTGGAAGCAAACTAGAGCAGTGGGAAGCCACCATTTAAGTAATTCCATGCTCAGTTAAGCAAGTTGCTGTTTTAAGGTATCTATAAATGCTAGGTGGTATTGGAACTATTTATGTTAAGGCATGTGCATAGAATAAGTATTTTACTCACCTTGTCTATTTAGTCCAGGCATAGAGTTCCCCCTTCACTGAAGAAGAGAGCCCCTTACTTATGGCCTTAAGTATCCTGGCATAGCAAAGTCCCGCAAGCTGGGGCATCCCTGAGAATTTCTTCTAATTTATTTGTAGTTTTGTAACTACAAAGTATTATGAAAGTATTTTTATAGAACTTTGATGAGAAAATTGTTTACCTATGTGTAATTGAGTCTGAGAGCAGCTCAGATCAATGAGGCAAgagtttgttgctttttttttttaagaatgaatgAAGAATATAAAGTGAAAGGGAGTATAATATAAGTGACACCCCCTTTGGTgttactcttttgttttgggggttatacccggcagtgctcagaacttactcctggttctgtgcttaggagttacacttggtggtgctttgtGATTAAAGTGGATCCAGCTGAGTGCAAGtcaagggccttaacccctgttacCTCTTCAGCCCAACACTTTGGTCTTCTGTCTTTCAAACTAATAACACAGGCTTTCCCTGTGTGGACATTATAACAATCAATCAGGAATGTTCTGTGCTTCCCTGTTTCTGTGGATTTACAAATTTGACATTATCCCTTGTGCCTTAGCTGAAGCAGAGACAAGCGCTGTGACCTGCACTTTCTCATAGCCTTACTGTTGAGTGGATCCATTGGCAGTAGATACTGTTCCTGTCAGTTGATGAATGTGTGGAGTAGAAGGTCTTTGTCTATTTTTCTCATTGAAATGATTAGGGACCAATGGATGGGAATAGGGTATCATTCATGAACTCGTCCGTTCCTCACACCAGAGTCAGTTGCATAGTGCAACCAGGGTGACTGAACTCTCATCTCTCCCGCATGAAGACAAGAATGTGGTTTCATTTTCCTCACTGGGGATAATTGTATTGATGAGCTACAGAGAAGTGAGACTAAACCTATGCAGTGAGGGATTGTTTGACCTAAGTGAGGCAGGAAGTCCTCTCTTAGTTCTATTCCTTAAAGTCATTCAACTAGTGAGAACTATTTGAGTAGCTGCATGAGAGACCTTTTGTTGTTTAAATGATGCAGGAACATATCATATCATGTGTTGCTCATGAACACATAAATATAGAAAATCTCCTTTCTATGTATAGTAGCATTATTGTGGACTCTAGTATtgatgaaatagaagaaaaaatgaatttagacTGAGGAAGTGAGTACGTGGGAGGAGATGTTTGATTTTCCAGCCTCTTTCCCACTCCCCGCCCTGTGGCAAGTGTGCTCCTTGAACCAGTCCTCTTGGCTCTCCTTTAAATTGCAGAGTCCATTTCGGGTCACACAGTCTACCCCCCTTTTCCAGAGTggtcaatcccaggcactggTAGAAAGTAAAGTCAGATAAGATAGGTTATGAAGGATTATGCCCTTTTCCCTCAGGTCCTGCCTCCTTAAAGACAGGCCCTAAGAGAACTGATGGGAGCCCTGATGGCCAAGTTTACATCCTGCTGCTCTGGCTTGGAGGAGGTTTGTGGGTCAGAACAGTTTTCTTTGCCCTTTCTCCCTGAATCCCTGGGTCAGCAGGACACAGCCCTAAGGATGGTggtccctgctccctccccatcTGTCCTGATCCAGCTCAGTTGTGAGCACCAACAGCCGGGCAGCATGCGTCATCTCTAGGTCACATCTGCTCAGTGAGGGGCTGCTCAGTGGCTCAAGATCGGAGGCTGGAGGAGGTAGTCTCCTGGGTGCATGCACGGGCTCTGCCAGAACCGCCAGTTGTCTCTCTCTAAGGTTTTTCTGGTCAGTCTCTCTGTTCACCATCTGCCACCCCTGCTGTGACCCAAGGCCCTTTCTGTATGGACTCAACCCTGACTTTAGCCTGTAAGTTGGTCTACAAtgcagcccctcccctctctgcacTGTGGTGCGTTCCCTGCCCTGACAGCTTGTGTGAGTCACCATGATGCTCTTCTCAGGGGTAAGTGCTTTAGGACATGCTCCTCCCATCCTCAGCCACCAACAAGGGAGGCAGACTGACCTTCAGAGAGAGACACTGGTTTGAATCAGGCTTTGTTTTGCCAAAGCCCATTCATTCAAAAATTCAAAGGATTGGCCTGAGTCCCTTCCCTCCCATTGGTTTAACAGTGAGACCTGATAGTGTGTTCAAGTTCTCTTCCTCATGTGATATGATGTCTATTTCTACCAGAAAAGTGTCAGGGTGATCAGGGAAAATCTGGACTTCACCTCTCCTCTCATTCCCTCATGTATAAGACCCTCTCTGGAGATAAGAGGTGCAGATGTCTGACATCACCGACACCCACAAGGCACACAGAGAAATCAATTAAgataacaaaattattatttctatttttcatttattttattaaaaaccgGTGATTAACAAATTCATTGGTGGTTGAGTTTCATCATAttatcaatcaatcacaatatcctgttaatcaccgatttcttgggcaggctcagtaacctctcatttcgtcctttccctgagatcttagaagtctgtctccACTTgaccctcctaatgatgttgcactgggggctcttcagggtcaggggaatgagatccagcttgttactggattttgcatatgaatacaccatgggaagtttgcaaggctgtcccatgtgagcaggaaactctcagaagattgccagtttctcccagagggagaagtaggctaaagatattgtggcctcgtgcttctgagagcttgcttttaagtctctctggatgttggccgttgatgggattacacacacctgggttcctctgccggtaccttcatgcatgaggcctgtccgaacgtgtagagagaaGCCTCCAgcatgagcatggctgtagctaggttccggtggtcttcggccgccaggagctctgctcagggtggggagaaaagctggagcccatctcctctgaggggccccggggaagagagccaggtgtgcgggcaagagactctctgcccgcatattattatatttggacaaaaatataatcatattataTTTGGACAAAAATCCCATAAAAGAGTGATACATTTTTTCCaacaacagtaaaataaaataaagatgataagTATGACAATGACAAGGACAaggacaatgacaatgacaatgatggCTGAAGTGGGGACAGATGGACTTGAAGTTGTGGTTGGTGGTTCTGAAATGGAGACATCAGTGGAATTCCTTGCTAAGTCTCCCAGTCCGGGCTCATGAGATGGATTTGAGGATGGAGTTGATGGCCCTGAAATGAAGAGAGCAGAGAAAGTCCTTGCTCATGCCACTTTATTCACATTTATTGCACCCAATAATTATCTCTGCCACAATGAATAAATAGTCTAATCTGCTCTGTGCATCTCTTTGATATGctaagggaggaagggaagatggAATGTGTCCCACCTCCAAGGGTCTATGTTCAGCTGTCACTCTTCAGTGGACAGAAGAGGAGACGACACATGAAGATGAGTAAAGACGTTCTCtctgaggatgtggggagaaagggaccctcctacactgctggtgggaatgccgactagttcagcccttttggaaaacaatatgaacgattctcaaactAGAGgttgacctcccatttgacccagcaataccactgctaggaatatatcccagagaagcaaaaaagtatagtcgaaatgacatctgcacttacatgttcatcgcagcactgtttacaatagctagaatctggaaaaaacctgagtgccctagaacagatgactggatgaagaaatgtggtacatctatacaatggaatactatgcagctgttagaaaaaatgaggtcatgaagtttgcatataagtggatcagcatggaaagtatcatgctaagtgaaatgagtcagaaaaagagagacagacacagaaagattgcactcatctgtggaatacagaataatagactaggagactaacacccaagaatagtagaaataagtaccaggaggctgactccttggcttggaggctggtctctcattctgggcaactcagagaagggaacaccaagtaaaatgttgtcggaggccatgctggggaagggtgatgcgtgccgaatgtagactagagactgaacacaatggccactgaacacctttattgcaaaccacaacacctaatcagagagagagaacaaaagggaataccctgccatagtggcagtgtggggtggggggagacgggactggggagggggggagggatgttgggtttactggtggtggagaatgggcactggtgaagggatgggttatcgaactttgtatgtggggaaacatgagcacaaaaatgtataagtctataactgtaccctcacggtgactcactaattaaaaataaaaaattgaaaaaaaaaaaagacgttcTCTCTGGACTTGAGTGTTGAGGTGGAATGGAAAGATTCCCAGAAATAGACAAGGATAGACAAAAGTGTGAGTAAGAAGTAGGAACAGTAAGAAGAAATGTcaggaaataaaatgaagcttCAAGTTGTTTCAGTATAAACATCTATATTGAGTGACAAAAATATGAGAGATGAGGAGAGATGTTAGAATTTGGGAAAGGAATGTGGTAGAGCACAACTGTGGCCATATTTTctaaaaagaacacacacacacacacacatacacacacacaccacaccctgAGAGTGAAGGTCAATCTCATCTCAAGAGAACTACTGCTTCCTCCTACTTCCATAGTTACCGTTTCTGTCCTGGCAATACCAGAAATCCTCAAGCCACTTCTTACAGTCTCCCATGGACATCCTCTTTAAGAACGGGATCATCTCACGATCTTTCTCCCACTTCTCTTTAAGCGATTTGCCTCCAGGACGAACcactttccatttttcattttctgggtGAAAGATGAGGGATTTCTGTCCATTAAAGCCAAACTCCCAGAATCCATTAGTGTCTCCACTGGAGTTTCTCTGACATGTCAACATTACCTGCAGGCAGACAGAGCCTGCCCCTGAGGAGAAGAAGACAGACACTGATTTTACAAATGCTTTGGTTCAGTCATATCCTTTGAGCTACCTTTTTTGAAATTTAGAAGTATCACAAATTCTCATTGTTTGTCAATATTATGGATTTCAGAGGTTTAATCTGTACCTTGATATGTATAATCTTTGTCATTTTCACCAACAATGATTCAATGTTATCCCACTGTCAAAGGGTGTTTATTCCTGACCCTTCCTCCTTTATGCCTTGGGTAAACAAAATGGTTTTCACTCTAATACCTTTACAgtcttgtaaaaaaaaatgcagaaaaagccTTCCTATATGAGGATAGATATTATAcgtatgtattacatatatattacatatatttatttgttggtttggggccatacccagtggtgctcagggattattcctggttcagggatcaatcctaatAGGCCCTGAGGAAAATATGGGTGTCACAGATAGGgtttgggttggtcacatgcaaggcaagtcttattggctgtattatctc from Sorex araneus isolate mSorAra2 chromosome 4, mSorAra2.pri, whole genome shotgun sequence includes these protein-coding regions:
- the LOC129404380 gene encoding UL16-binding protein 3-like — encoded protein: MARLGSELLLWLLVPLLQRAAPVPDDICSLRYTFTIPLEPSIGQPWCDVQGQLDADTFLSYNCGNDNVKYISVLVVMVSDTETWKQQIATLRDAGHSFRQQLLDMKKENLIDWGAGSVCLQVMLTCQRNSSGDTNGFWEFGFNGQKSLIFHPENEKWKVVRPGGKSLKEKWEKDREMIPFLKRMSMGDCKKWLEDFWYCQDRNGPSTPSSNPSHEPGLGDLARNSTDVSISEPPTTTSSPSVPTSAIIVIVIVLVLVIVILIIFILFYCCWKKCITLLWDFCPNII